In Deinococcus sp. HSC-46F16, the following are encoded in one genomic region:
- a CDS encoding isoprenylcysteine carboxyl methyltransferase family protein has translation MKARTLAPLLFGFLLVQRLLELRVARANERWARENGAVEYGREHYPLFFLLHPAWMLGLLWEGRRARGGVNWAALLLFVLAQPLRYWVIRTLGRYWNTRILIVPGGERVTGGPFQYVRHPNYAVVALELASGPLAVGAWRTTLAGTVFNAALLLLIRIPAEERALRAYREAASEG, from the coding sequence GTGAAGGCCCGGACCCTCGCCCCCCTCCTCTTCGGCTTCCTGCTGGTGCAGCGCCTGCTGGAGTTGCGGGTGGCCCGCGCCAATGAGCGCTGGGCGCGGGAGAACGGCGCGGTCGAGTACGGCCGCGAGCATTACCCCCTCTTCTTCCTGCTGCACCCGGCCTGGATGCTGGGCCTGCTGTGGGAGGGCCGTCGCGCCCGTGGTGGGGTGAACTGGGCGGCGCTGCTGCTGTTCGTGCTCGCGCAGCCGCTGCGGTACTGGGTGATTCGCACCCTGGGCCGCTACTGGAACACCCGCATCCTGATCGTGCCGGGGGGCGAGCGGGTGACCGGGGGGCCGTTTCAGTACGTGCGGCACCCCAATTACGCGGTCGTGGCGCTGGAACTCGCCTCCGGGCCGCTGGCGGTAGGAGCGTGGCGCACGACGCTGGCGGGGACCGTGTTCAACGCCGCCCTGCTCCTCCTCATCCGCATTCCTGCCGAGGAGCGGGCGCTGCGGGCCTACCGCGAGGCCGCCTCCGAAGGCTGA
- a CDS encoding MFS transporter produces the protein MQAAPARIAARHATAVAVAVTAGHFINDAYGAMLTPLTPALQGKFGVSIAAVTLLSSVYSLTSSVLQPLLGILGERLDRRYAAALGPLMTGLGLTAMGFVPWFGALVLLVAVAGFGSGFFHPAGAAYVALSSPSEKRGLWASLFSAGGTAGMALGPVFAGVGLENLPWFALIGAVIAAITFAVTPPGRAEGRRVSLAEYAGIFRGPLVGLWAMAVLRSLASMGYNAMLPFILLGRGFGAREVGVTLAVYAVASAIGGIVGGRASDRYGRVPVLRAAILTTIPFFVLLILSSPANWWFYPLTFLVGAAVNASVPVGVVAAQEYAPGHVAVASSIMMGFSWGFAGLLIFLVGALADVTTPTTAALVSLTLLLPSALIAYRLPEPKRAAFES, from the coding sequence ATGCAGGCCGCCCCCGCCCGAATCGCCGCCCGTCATGCCACCGCCGTCGCCGTGGCGGTCACGGCAGGTCACTTCATCAACGACGCTTACGGGGCCATGCTCACGCCGCTGACCCCCGCCCTTCAGGGCAAGTTCGGCGTGTCCATCGCCGCTGTGACGCTACTCTCCAGCGTCTACAGCCTGACCTCCAGCGTGCTGCAACCGCTGCTGGGGATTCTGGGCGAGCGCCTTGACCGCCGCTACGCCGCCGCGCTGGGGCCGCTGATGACGGGCCTGGGCCTCACGGCGATGGGCTTCGTGCCGTGGTTCGGGGCGCTGGTGCTGCTGGTGGCGGTTGCGGGCTTCGGGAGCGGCTTTTTCCACCCGGCGGGCGCCGCTTACGTCGCCCTGAGCAGTCCGTCCGAGAAGCGGGGGCTGTGGGCGAGCCTGTTCAGCGCCGGGGGCACGGCGGGCATGGCGCTGGGGCCGGTGTTCGCGGGCGTGGGGCTGGAGAATCTGCCCTGGTTTGCCTTGATCGGGGCCGTGATCGCGGCGATCACTTTTGCCGTCACCCCGCCCGGCCGGGCCGAGGGGCGGCGGGTTTCGCTGGCCGAGTACGCGGGCATCTTCCGGGGGCCACTGGTGGGCCTGTGGGCGATGGCGGTGCTGCGGTCGCTTGCCAGCATGGGGTACAACGCGATGCTGCCCTTCATCCTGCTGGGCCGGGGTTTCGGGGCGCGGGAGGTCGGGGTCACGCTGGCCGTGTACGCCGTCGCCAGTGCCATCGGGGGGATCGTGGGGGGGCGGGCCAGCGACCGCTACGGGCGGGTGCCGGTGCTGCGGGCGGCCATCCTGACGACCATTCCCTTCTTCGTGCTGCTGATCCTGTCGAGCCCGGCCAACTGGTGGTTTTACCCGCTCACCTTCCTGGTCGGGGCGGCGGTAAATGCCAGCGTCCCGGTCGGGGTGGTCGCCGCGCAGGAGTACGCGCCGGGGCACGTCGCGGTGGCGAGCAGCATCATGATGGGCTTTTCGTGGGGCTTCGCGGGGTTGCTGATCTTCCTGGTGGGGGCGCTGGCGGACGTGACGACGCCGACGACGGCGGCGCTGGTGAGCCTGACGCTGCTGCTTCCCAGTGCGCTCATCGCATACCGGTTGCCGGAGCCGAAGCGGGCGGCGTTCGAGAGCTGA